Part of the Amycolatopsis sp. 195334CR genome is shown below.
AGGCATCACCGGCGCGGTCCCGGCCGAGCAGCGAGGCTCCAGCTGACGCCCGCTGGAACCTGCTGCCCGGCCGACCGGATCTGGCCGCCTTCCCGCGCACGGAATGGTTGGCGGCCACTCGAAAGGTGCTGCAGCAGGCACCTCCCGACGTGTTCGGATACACCGACGACCTTGGTGCGCCCGTGCTGCGCACCGCACTCGCCAGATACCTCGCCCGCAGCCGGGGCGTGGTCGCCGACCCGGACCGGATCCTCGTGTGCGGGGGCTTCGCACAGGCCATCTCGGTACTCGCCGCGGCCCTGCACCACCAGGGCGTGCACGAGATGGCCTTCGAGGATCCGTCCCTGCGCCGCTTCCGCGACCTGGCCTCGGCCGCGGGGCAGCGCATCGTCGGCGTTCCGGTGGACGGGGCCGGTCTCCGGGTGTCCGATCTGGACAGTCCGGTCGCCGTGGTGACGCCCGCCCACCAGTTCCCGTTGGGGGTGACGCTCGCCCCCGAGCGCCGGGCCGAACTCGCCAGGTGGGTGACGAGTTCGGGAGCGTTCGCCGTCGAGGACGACTACGACGGCGAGTTCCGGTTCGATCGGGAACCGGTGGGCGCCCTCCAGTCGCTCGCTCCCGAGCGCTTCATCTACGCGGGCACGGCGAGCAAGACCCTGGCGCCCGCGCTGCGCCTGGGCTGGCTCGTGCTCCCCCGTGCCCTGGTGGATCCCGTCCGGGCCGTGATGGCCGACCGTGGTTCGCGTCCGCCGGCGCTCAGCCAGCACGTCCTCGCCGAAATGCTCGAATCCGGCAAGTACGACCAGCACGTGCGCCGTCGTCGCACGGTCTACCGCAACCGCAGGGACCGGCTGCTGTCCCTGCTGCCACAGCCGCTGCAACCATCGGGGATCTCCGCGGGACTGCACCTGCTCGTCCCACTGCCCGCCGCCGGGCCGGATGAAGCGGTGGTGCTCGACCACGCACGACGGCATTCGCTCGCGCTCGAGACACTCCGCAACACCTGGATCTCCCCTGGCCCTCATCCACAAGGCATCGTCGTCGGCTATGCCGCGCCGGCCGACCACGCCTTCACCCCGGCCATCGACGCCCTGATGGCCACTCTTCGAGGCGCCGGCATCAGTTGGT
Proteins encoded:
- a CDS encoding PLP-dependent aminotransferase family protein — protein: MAVLWSSSRDLHLDWQPGSGQRGLAEAIRRAIRSGRLETGTALPSTRALAEDLGVARGTVTKAYAQLAVEGYLRTTQGAPTRVAAIAAPQASPARSRPSSEAPADARWNLLPGRPDLAAFPRTEWLAATRKVLQQAPPDVFGYTDDLGAPVLRTALARYLARSRGVVADPDRILVCGGFAQAISVLAAALHHQGVHEMAFEDPSLRRFRDLASAAGQRIVGVPVDGAGLRVSDLDSPVAVVTPAHQFPLGVTLAPERRAELARWVTSSGAFAVEDDYDGEFRFDREPVGALQSLAPERFIYAGTASKTLAPALRLGWLVLPRALVDPVRAVMADRGSRPPALSQHVLAEMLESGKYDQHVRRRRTVYRNRRDRLLSLLPQPLQPSGISAGLHLLVPLPAAGPDEAVVLDHARRHSLALETLRNTWISPGPHPQGIVVGYAAPADHAFTPAIDALMATLRGAGISWSSGS